The stretch of DNA CAATCTCTTTCATCCCGATTTGGTCCACCAATATATCCTGGATAAAGGATCTGGCCGCTATCTGGGAAAATTCCCTGGTAAAAGGGATGGACAGGACCACCTGGATGCCGTATTGGAAAATCAATTCAATCTTGCTATCATCGGATACGATCTGTCTGGGGGCCTTGCCGGGTCTTAAGACCTGGGCCGGGTGGGGGTGGAAGGTGATGACCATGGAGGTCCCCTTTAGGGCCAGTGCCCGTTCCTCCACTTTCTGAAGAAGGCTCTGATGCCCCAGATGAATGCCGTCAAAATTTCCAATGGTCAATACCGGGGAAGGCAGGGGTTGTGTTATTTGCTCGATTTCGGAAAAATAGGTGCCCATAGATTTAGGAGTCCAAGGTTCAAGGTTCACGGAACAAGGTTTAAGATTGATGCCTATGTAAAAACTCGTCATTCCCGCGCAGAGCCTGTCCTCGAATGCCTTAATCGGGGACGGGAATCCATACCATATGTAACAAATTAAAACACTGGATTCCCGTTTTCACGGGAATGACGGAAATGGGCTCTCTCAGACTTTTTTCGAGCCTGTCAAGATTGTTTTTTGGAGTTTAGACCTTACACCTTGTACCCTATACCTTGTACCGTTTTTTTATTAAACCGCTTGACAGGAATAAAATATTCATTTATATTTTTAAAACTTTTAAAAATCAACCAAATAATTAATGCCGAAGTGGCGGAATTGGTAGACGCGCTAGGTTCAGGGTCTAGTAGGCAAACGCCTGTAGGGGTTCGAGTCCCCTCTTCGGCACCAGGTATGAAAGAAACGGGCAAGTATCAGTTAACTTGCCCGTTTCTTTTTATTGGGGAAGAAGATATTAAAGCCTCATGTCCGCCTGTAGCGGGCACCACGAAGCATGAAAATGGGTTTCTCCAACCTTGAACCTTGAACCCTGAACCTTGAACCTTGAACCTTGAACCGCATTTTCGTATTAAACCGCCATGCCCCGCCTTTTGGGGCGTGGCACCACGAATCATGAAAATAGAACTCGGTAAGCGCTGAGCCCTATTTTCGAACTAAAGAGAGGGGAGAATTAGGATTTAACCTCGTAAGATTTCTCTTGACTAATCTGCCCGATTGATTATAAAGATAAAATAGTTTTTAATCCCTGTTATAGATAAGCCTGTCCTTCGCATCAAACCTATCTACCCTCTTGGGAAAGAGGTATAGTGGTCATGGTGTGTCCCGTGATGAGGTCTGAGCAAATTCGCCCCCCCAAGGGAGAGCGAAGGCATTTTATTCGCCGGAGTGAAGATCACCTCCAAGATCCAGACGAACAGAACCGTAAACTTCAGTCTCTTTTGGAACTGGGACAACTGATCAGTTCCGACCTGCAAGTAGAATCCCTCCTATATCAAATCGCTCAAAAAGCAACAGCCCTGATGAAAGCAGATCGGTGCAGTATCTTTTTGCATGATCCGGTTCGGGATGAGCTCTGGACCACGGTGGCCCTGGGCATCGAGGGGCGTATCATCCGCCTGTCCGCTAAGGAAGGAATAGCGGGTTTTGTTTTTCAAAAGGCTGCTACACTTAATCTGAGGGATGCCTACGAGGATCACAGGTTTAACAAACAGATTGATCTGGATACCGGATATAGAACCCGGAGCATTTTATGCCTGCCTATTTTTACAAGGGA from Deltaproteobacteria bacterium encodes:
- a CDS encoding riboflavin biosynthesis protein RibF; translated protein: MGTYFSEIEQITQPLPSPVLTIGNFDGIHLGHQSLLQKVEERALALKGTSMVITFHPHPAQVLRPGKAPRQIVSDDSKIELIFQYGIQVVLSIPFTREFSQIAARSFIQDILVDQIGMKEI